One segment of Chitinophagales bacterium DNA contains the following:
- a CDS encoding bile acid:sodium symporter family protein: METNIITQVFLPLALFIIMLGMGLTLVPNDFKRVLRFPLAVAIGLVLKLLLIPLLTFGILFLIPLQPELAVGFVLLAACPGGATTNLIAHLAKGDVALSITLTAIASCVTVFSIPIVVNIGLEQFMGETMLIKLPVMKTILQILAITIIPVMIGMVINNKYPELSKKSEPLVKKLSALFLVLIVFAALMKERENILDFFKKAGPVALILNLSGMLLGYGITKLLTKQKDQAVTVGIEVGVVNGTLGIAIAAGILQNSVMTIPSAIYSLIMFPAVLLMIYIGNRKKG, from the coding sequence ATGGAAACAAATATTATCACCCAGGTTTTTCTACCACTTGCACTTTTTATCATTATGCTCGGAATGGGCTTAACCCTTGTACCCAATGATTTCAAACGGGTGTTGCGCTTTCCGCTGGCTGTAGCTATTGGTTTAGTGTTAAAATTACTGCTGATACCTCTGCTCACTTTTGGGATTCTTTTTCTTATTCCCCTTCAACCCGAACTGGCAGTGGGTTTTGTTTTGCTAGCAGCTTGTCCGGGGGGTGCCACAACCAATCTTATTGCTCACCTTGCCAAAGGCGATGTAGCACTTTCCATTACACTTACAGCAATTGCAAGCTGTGTTACTGTTTTTTCTATTCCTATTGTTGTTAATATAGGACTGGAACAGTTTATGGGTGAAACAATGCTCATCAAGCTGCCAGTTATGAAAACCATTCTGCAAATTCTCGCCATTACCATTATTCCTGTAATGATCGGTATGGTCATCAATAATAAATACCCTGAGCTTTCTAAAAAATCAGAGCCACTCGTAAAAAAACTCTCTGCGCTTTTCCTGGTATTGATTGTTTTCGCTGCACTGATGAAAGAACGGGAAAACATTCTTGATTTTTTCAAAAAGGCTGGGCCCGTAGCATTGATCCTAAATCTCAGCGGTATGTTGCTGGGCTATGGCATCACTAAATTACTGACCAAACAAAAAGACCAGGCAGTAACAGTGGGTATAGAAGTGGGTGTAGTAAACGGCACACTGGGTATTGCCATTGCTGCCGGAATTTTGCAAAATTCTGTAATGACCATTCCTTCTGCAATTTACAGCCTGATAATGTTTCCGGCAGTTTTGTTAATGATTTATATTGGGAATAGAAAAAAAGGATAG